From one Stieleria sp. JC731 genomic stretch:
- a CDS encoding ABC transporter ATP-binding protein — protein MQPVISTRALTMHFRRCEALTDVDLQIRPGTVFALLGENGAGKTTMIRILTGFQRPTRGSCTVCGIDPQSNPQAVRKQIGYVSDAPALYDWMTVAQIGGFTASFYDNSFLPTYQSMIRRYEIQPEQKIRHLSKGQRAKVALSLALAHDPSLLIMDEPTSGLDPKVRRNFLESMIDRAATGRTVFLSSHQISEVERVADTIAILHHGRIRIMGDLNEIRESIHQVIIDTDDPLRAISKLNEPAEILMEETQGRSRQMFVRNLENEMVDALKSTPGVTDVRCRLATLEEIFVACTSTSPSLEQVA, from the coding sequence ATGCAACCGGTGATTTCGACACGGGCATTGACGATGCACTTCCGTCGTTGCGAAGCGCTGACCGATGTCGATTTGCAAATTAGGCCCGGAACGGTCTTCGCCTTGCTCGGTGAAAACGGAGCCGGCAAGACAACGATGATTCGGATCTTGACCGGGTTTCAACGCCCGACTCGCGGGTCTTGCACTGTCTGTGGGATCGATCCACAAAGCAATCCTCAGGCGGTGCGAAAGCAGATCGGCTACGTCTCTGATGCCCCGGCACTGTACGACTGGATGACCGTCGCACAGATCGGTGGATTCACGGCATCGTTTTACGACAACAGTTTTCTACCAACGTATCAGTCAATGATCCGCCGGTACGAGATTCAGCCCGAGCAAAAGATTCGTCACCTATCGAAAGGTCAGCGTGCCAAAGTCGCCTTGTCGCTCGCGCTTGCCCATGATCCTTCGCTGTTGATTATGGACGAACCGACGAGCGGACTAGACCCCAAGGTTCGACGCAACTTTCTTGAATCGATGATCGATCGGGCCGCGACCGGTAGAACCGTATTTTTGTCGAGTCACCAAATTAGTGAAGTGGAGCGGGTTGCCGATACGATCGCGATTTTGCATCACGGACGGATTCGAATCATGGGTGACTTGAACGAGATTCGTGAGTCGATCCATCAAGTCATCATCGACACCGACGATCCGCTACGAGCGATTTCGAAACTAAACGAACCGGCCGAAATCTTGATGGAAGAAACGCAAGGCAGGTCACGGCAAATGTTCGTTCGGAATTTGGAAAATGAGATGGTGGACGCGTTGAAATCAACGCCGGGGGTGACCGACGTTCGCTGCCGACTGGCAACATTGGAAGAGATTTTCGTCGCCTGCACGTCCACAAGCCCGTCACTAGAACAAGTCGCCTAA
- a CDS encoding DUF1553 domain-containing protein, translated as MTDLSIRRLADSTLLRSFVVVVLTIGFADPALAEDSAVDFAKDVAPILREHCLRCHRPGNAKGDLSIESEVQLIESDFVIPNDSQSSYLIELITAVDGEKPAMPAEGEPLSDQQVGTIRRWIDEGAKWPEGFRLRHQAKADANWWAFKPLQWNDADTIDTLIDEQLAKSDLSQNQPASRRVLIRRATYDLIGLPPTPAEIDAFVNDESPDAYEKLIDRLLQSHHYGERWGRHWLDVVRFGESNGFERNVIINDLWPFRDYVIASLNEDKPFDQLIREHIAGDVIAPNDPRVVIGSAFLVAGPYDDVGNQDPVQAAQIRANTIDEMIRSSSEAFMGLTMGCARCHDHKFDPITQEDYYSLYSTFAGTVHGSEVWASSEQRKERHDQVQPLNEQKAALERQLRELSESVLKRGNDNLSDYAKTWVRPPVDRTGTEERFDPIVAKFVRLVCVSQDTRPEISTGFNIDEFEIWSDEPNAQNVALASAGGKAFGNARRIEDFPDAYGPQLAIDGQTGARFIATSNDLTIELAEPTTINRVVFSSAKGESQPDQRKFAFVADYRVEVSSDREHWTVVASGDDRKVTPHDGEGGAKHRNHRLSIAAITDAEIQQRKDWQSQLHAVNRQLAAIPPLPRAWLGRHDAQKAKGPFHVFLGGSPQKHGDVVTTSSLAVMSNGPSDSSVEQASFGYSLESDSSESDRRLAFANWVTNSENALTLRVLANRLWHYHFGTGIVATPSDFGYMGQRPSHPKLLDFLAAKLRENHWQIKPMHKLIMMSPAYRQSSSFNPEAASVDSDDRLLWRFPPRRLSAEAIRDTMLQISGVWQRGSILQADAAADDSQSAVPAGGPGFRLYHFMQDNVCTYVPLDKHGPETYRRAVYHQNARASVIDLMTEFDQPDCAFGTPRRAVTTTPLQALTMLNHQFTLDMSVAMAKRLESESDQIDKQVDSAYQIAFNRLPEGEEKDDCVDFVKRNGLSAFCRAMLNASELIYIK; from the coding sequence ATGACTGATCTATCGATTCGCCGCTTAGCAGATTCAACATTGCTTCGAAGCTTTGTAGTTGTTGTGCTGACGATCGGTTTTGCCGATCCAGCCCTTGCCGAAGATTCTGCTGTCGATTTTGCAAAGGACGTCGCACCGATCTTGCGTGAGCACTGCTTGCGTTGTCACCGGCCCGGCAATGCGAAAGGTGACTTGTCGATTGAGTCGGAAGTGCAGCTGATTGAATCGGACTTTGTCATCCCCAATGATTCTCAGTCAAGTTATCTGATCGAGCTGATCACTGCTGTCGACGGCGAGAAGCCTGCAATGCCAGCCGAAGGCGAACCACTTTCGGATCAGCAAGTGGGAACGATCCGTCGGTGGATCGACGAGGGAGCCAAATGGCCGGAAGGCTTTCGCTTGCGACACCAAGCCAAGGCGGATGCGAACTGGTGGGCATTTAAACCGCTGCAATGGAACGACGCTGACACCATTGATACTTTGATCGACGAGCAGCTCGCGAAGTCTGATTTGTCACAGAACCAGCCGGCATCTCGTCGCGTTCTTATTCGACGAGCGACCTATGATCTGATCGGCTTGCCACCGACACCAGCTGAAATCGACGCGTTTGTGAATGATGAATCGCCCGATGCGTATGAGAAATTGATCGATCGCCTTTTGCAATCGCATCACTACGGCGAACGCTGGGGCAGACATTGGCTGGATGTGGTGCGTTTCGGTGAAAGCAATGGATTTGAACGGAACGTCATCATCAATGATCTTTGGCCTTTTCGTGATTACGTCATCGCAAGCTTGAATGAAGATAAGCCTTTCGACCAATTGATTCGCGAGCACATCGCTGGTGATGTCATTGCCCCTAACGATCCTCGTGTTGTCATCGGAAGTGCTTTTCTGGTCGCCGGTCCCTATGACGATGTGGGCAACCAGGATCCTGTTCAAGCGGCGCAGATCCGGGCGAATACCATTGACGAAATGATTCGTTCAAGCAGCGAAGCGTTTATGGGACTGACGATGGGCTGTGCGCGTTGCCACGATCATAAATTCGATCCCATCACTCAGGAAGATTACTACTCGCTGTACAGCACGTTTGCGGGCACCGTTCATGGCAGCGAAGTTTGGGCGAGCAGCGAGCAACGCAAGGAGCGGCATGATCAGGTTCAGCCACTCAACGAACAAAAGGCTGCACTCGAAAGGCAGCTTCGTGAGCTTAGCGAATCCGTCTTGAAACGAGGGAACGACAATCTATCGGACTATGCCAAAACTTGGGTTCGCCCGCCTGTTGATCGGACCGGCACGGAGGAGCGATTTGATCCGATTGTTGCAAAGTTTGTTCGCTTGGTTTGTGTTTCGCAGGATACTCGGCCCGAAATCTCGACCGGGTTCAACATCGACGAGTTCGAAATCTGGTCAGATGAGCCGAACGCTCAGAACGTGGCTCTTGCTTCGGCAGGCGGAAAAGCATTTGGCAACGCGCGTCGTATCGAAGACTTTCCTGATGCATATGGGCCGCAGCTGGCAATCGATGGTCAAACCGGAGCCCGCTTTATCGCTACAAGTAATGACTTGACGATCGAGTTAGCGGAACCGACGACGATCAACCGGGTTGTTTTTTCGAGTGCGAAGGGTGAAAGTCAGCCGGATCAGCGAAAGTTTGCCTTTGTCGCGGACTACCGAGTCGAGGTTTCTTCAGACCGCGAACACTGGACGGTTGTTGCCAGCGGGGACGATCGGAAAGTAACGCCGCATGATGGCGAGGGCGGCGCAAAGCATCGCAATCATCGCCTCTCGATCGCTGCAATTACTGATGCCGAGATTCAGCAGCGCAAGGATTGGCAATCTCAACTGCATGCGGTTAATCGGCAGCTTGCCGCGATTCCTCCGCTGCCGCGTGCTTGGCTGGGCCGTCATGATGCACAGAAGGCGAAGGGCCCGTTTCATGTGTTCTTGGGCGGCAGTCCGCAAAAACATGGCGACGTTGTGACCACGTCCAGTTTGGCAGTGATGTCGAACGGACCGAGTGACAGTTCCGTTGAGCAGGCTTCGTTCGGTTATTCACTCGAAAGCGATTCCAGTGAGTCGGATCGGCGTTTGGCTTTCGCAAACTGGGTCACAAATTCTGAGAACGCACTGACGTTACGAGTGTTGGCGAACCGTTTATGGCACTATCACTTCGGCACTGGGATCGTCGCCACGCCAAGTGATTTTGGCTATATGGGTCAGCGACCGAGTCATCCGAAGCTGTTGGACTTTCTGGCGGCAAAGCTTCGTGAAAACCATTGGCAAATCAAGCCGATGCACAAGTTGATCATGATGAGCCCAGCGTATCGGCAGTCTTCGAGTTTCAATCCGGAGGCCGCTTCGGTCGATTCCGATGATCGGCTGCTTTGGCGGTTCCCGCCGCGACGTCTTTCGGCCGAAGCGATTCGCGACACGATGTTGCAAATCAGTGGCGTTTGGCAGCGTGGATCGATATTGCAAGCCGATGCCGCTGCGGACGATTCGCAGTCGGCTGTGCCTGCGGGTGGCCCCGGGTTCCGGCTGTATCACTTCATGCAGGATAATGTGTGCACCTACGTTCCGCTTGATAAGCACGGTCCAGAAACCTATCGAAGGGCCGTCTACCATCAGAATGCGAGGGCATCGGTGATCGATTTGATGACCGAATTTGATCAACCTGATTGTGCTTTCGGGACTCCACGTAGGGCTGTCACGACGACACCGCTGCAAGCGTTGACGATGCTGAATCATCAGTTCACGTTGGACATGAGTGTCGCGATGGCCAAGCGATTGGAATCCGAATCGGATCAGATCGATAAACAAGTCGACTCGGCCTATCAAATCGCGTTCAATCGACTACCTGAAGGCGAAGAAAAAGACGACTGCGTTGACTTCGTCAAACGAAACGGGCTATCGGCGTTCTGCCGCGCGATGCTCAACGCAAGTGAATTGATCTACATCAAGTAA
- a CDS encoding GntR family transcriptional regulator — protein MFFSIDVQSDVAIYLQLVRQVKFAIAAGTLRPGQLLPSVRVLSNQVALNPNTVARAFNQLQADGVIESLRGRGMIVRDDAVESCRQERESVLDERIGAVLSEAWNAGLTKKQIKMFVDAHLREICETEPSVLTTASEAGDNGHSEDA, from the coding sequence ATGTTTTTTTCGATCGATGTCCAAAGCGACGTCGCGATTTACTTGCAGCTTGTGCGGCAGGTGAAGTTCGCGATCGCAGCTGGCACGCTTCGCCCCGGGCAGCTTTTGCCCAGTGTTCGCGTGCTCAGTAATCAAGTCGCACTCAATCCCAATACTGTCGCACGCGCTTTCAACCAGCTTCAAGCTGATGGCGTGATCGAATCGCTTCGTGGTCGAGGCATGATCGTACGCGACGACGCAGTCGAATCTTGTCGCCAAGAACGCGAGTCGGTCTTGGATGAACGGATCGGCGCGGTGCTATCGGAAGCCTGGAATGCCGGGTTAACCAAGAAGCAGATCAAGATGTTTGTTGACGCCCACTTGCGTGAGATATGCGAGACGGAGCCGTCCGTATTAACGACGGCATCCGAAGCGGGCGACAATGGTCATTCTGAAGACGCATAG
- a CDS encoding DUF1501 domain-containing protein yields the protein MDLQSKARRQFLGNVVSGLAGVGLVDLLGRTASAASPAGQVAPHHSAKAKRVLQIFCPGAASHMDLWEHKPMLEKMNGQPMPGEENFVSFQGKNGNLMQSPWPFKPSGQSGKAISSMLPHMAAHVDDIAFIHSLHSKTNTHGPGCVFMNTGHDTEGFPGAGSWVSYALGSENENLPAYVAIPDIRGEPPNGKANWSNGFLPAKYQAITLSDQLPIRNLTRPDSIAAEVDADTRRLLGRMNQRFAAANPAESELQARVEAYALAARMQLSAPEVSDLQDESSETHRLYGTDDPNQLKSAYARNCLLARRLLERGVRYVNLYCASRASGVDGLLNWDAHKTLKADYERHCPIFDQPTAALLSDLKRTGLLEDTLVLWTTEFGRMPTHQQGTVGRDHNPDGFTCWMMGAGVKGGVSYGATDDFGRRAEVNPTTVWDFYATVMHLLGYDHEKLTWYHNGLNRRLTDVHGYVIDDVLA from the coding sequence ATGGATTTGCAATCGAAAGCGAGACGTCAGTTTCTGGGGAACGTGGTAAGCGGACTCGCAGGAGTCGGGCTAGTCGATCTGCTCGGTAGGACTGCGTCGGCGGCTTCACCAGCAGGCCAGGTGGCTCCACACCATTCGGCCAAAGCCAAGCGAGTCTTGCAGATCTTTTGTCCTGGGGCAGCGTCTCACATGGATTTGTGGGAACACAAGCCCATGCTGGAAAAGATGAATGGGCAACCGATGCCGGGCGAAGAGAACTTCGTTTCCTTCCAAGGCAAGAACGGGAACTTGATGCAAAGCCCTTGGCCGTTCAAGCCCAGTGGACAGTCGGGTAAAGCGATCAGTTCGATGCTCCCACACATGGCTGCCCATGTTGATGACATCGCTTTCATTCATTCGCTGCACAGCAAGACGAATACCCATGGTCCTGGCTGTGTGTTCATGAATACCGGTCATGATACAGAGGGATTCCCCGGCGCCGGTTCTTGGGTCAGCTATGCACTCGGAAGCGAAAACGAGAACTTGCCTGCCTACGTTGCCATTCCCGATATCCGTGGTGAGCCGCCAAACGGCAAGGCGAATTGGTCCAACGGATTCTTGCCGGCCAAGTATCAAGCGATCACGTTAAGCGACCAATTGCCGATTCGAAATCTAACGCGACCCGATTCGATCGCTGCCGAAGTTGACGCCGACACACGGCGGTTGCTTGGCCGAATGAATCAGCGTTTCGCCGCAGCCAATCCTGCCGAAAGTGAGCTGCAGGCCCGGGTGGAAGCTTATGCCTTGGCCGCGAGGATGCAGCTGTCAGCACCGGAAGTGTCTGACTTGCAAGATGAGTCCAGCGAAACCCATCGACTGTATGGGACAGACGACCCGAATCAATTGAAGTCCGCCTACGCCCGCAACTGTTTGCTCGCTAGGCGATTGCTCGAGCGTGGTGTTCGCTATGTCAATCTGTACTGTGCATCGCGAGCGAGTGGTGTTGATGGGTTGCTGAACTGGGACGCTCACAAAACCTTAAAGGCCGACTACGAGCGGCATTGTCCGATCTTTGATCAGCCGACAGCGGCGCTGCTGAGCGATTTGAAACGCACCGGTTTGCTTGAAGACACATTGGTGTTGTGGACAACCGAATTCGGTCGGATGCCAACTCACCAGCAAGGCACTGTCGGACGCGATCACAATCCAGATGGATTTACATGCTGGATGATGGGCGCCGGCGTCAAAGGCGGCGTCAGTTATGGTGCGACGGACGATTTCGGTCGTCGCGCCGAAGTGAACCCGACAACGGTATGGGACTTTTACGCGACCGTGATGCACTTGCTTGGCTATGACCACGAAAAGTTGACTTGGTATCACAACGGACTGAACCGTCGTTTAACCGACGTTCACGGATATGTGATCGACGACGTGTTGGCATAG
- a CDS encoding zinc-dependent alcohol dehydrogenase family protein, which produces MKSYHITGPGGLASLKQVDIGEPELGPLDVLVEMKSWSLNYRDLAMPFGGYIRNDKVKRDPPLIPLSDGAGEVIAVGKLVTRFKVGDHVASLFFQKWLDGDLTDPQIGSALGGAVDGVLSERVALHEDGWVSVPQGYLFEEATTLPCAALTAWQALTLATPQPGQVVLMLGTGGVSIFALQLAKIFGMRTIITSSSDEKLERAKGLGADVTINYKKYPDWERLVLDETDGIGVDNVIEVGGAGTFEKSLASAKVSGRVSLIGVLTGNPEQNPSPMMTLFKRLTVQGIYVGSRQMFEAMNRAIEVNSLRPVIDKRFDFDDVPAAYEHLQSGAHFGKIVITRGE; this is translated from the coding sequence ATGAAGAGTTATCACATCACCGGTCCGGGTGGGCTGGCATCGTTAAAGCAGGTTGACATCGGAGAACCTGAACTGGGGCCGCTAGATGTCCTGGTCGAAATGAAATCCTGGTCGCTCAATTACCGCGACTTGGCGATGCCGTTTGGTGGCTACATCCGTAATGACAAGGTTAAGCGTGACCCACCGTTGATTCCGCTTTCCGACGGTGCCGGTGAAGTCATCGCGGTCGGCAAGTTGGTAACCCGTTTCAAAGTCGGTGACCATGTCGCGAGCCTATTCTTTCAGAAATGGCTGGACGGTGATTTGACCGATCCGCAAATCGGATCCGCACTTGGCGGGGCGGTTGATGGGGTCTTGTCCGAAAGGGTTGCCCTGCACGAAGACGGTTGGGTTTCGGTCCCGCAAGGTTATCTGTTTGAAGAGGCCACGACGTTGCCATGTGCGGCGCTAACGGCATGGCAAGCACTGACCCTCGCAACACCACAGCCAGGCCAAGTGGTGTTGATGCTCGGAACTGGTGGAGTTTCCATCTTCGCGCTGCAACTGGCTAAGATTTTTGGGATGCGCACCATTATCACATCCAGCAGCGATGAAAAGCTTGAACGGGCGAAAGGCTTAGGTGCCGATGTCACCATCAACTATAAGAAGTATCCGGATTGGGAGCGTTTGGTTCTCGATGAAACCGATGGCATCGGAGTCGATAATGTCATTGAAGTCGGCGGCGCGGGAACGTTTGAAAAGTCGTTGGCGTCGGCGAAGGTCAGTGGGCGGGTCAGTTTGATCGGCGTCTTGACTGGAAATCCAGAACAGAACCCTTCACCAATGATGACGTTATTCAAGCGATTGACGGTCCAAGGAATTTACGTGGGCAGCCGTCAGATGTTCGAAGCGATGAATCGCGCGATCGAAGTCAATTCACTGCGTCCGGTGATCGACAAGCGATTCGATTTTGACGATGTGCCTGCGGCCTACGAGCACCTGCAATCCGGTGCCCACTTCGGCAAAATCGTCATCACACGCGGCGAGTAG